A genomic stretch from Halogranum gelatinilyticum includes:
- a CDS encoding ArgE/DapE family deacylase, giving the protein MTDIRTFTEEFLRFDTTGGAEADAQAWVRDRLDELGFETYEWTADAGRLAEHPSFPDDPSDIDVADRPSVAGVLEFGDTGAGKTLVLNGHADVVPVERDLWSSDPFEPTWVGDDDLRARGAADMKSGLAACVFAALALREEAPDLDGRVVVESVVGEEEGGIGAAAAALDNPYPFERDAAIVAEPTELQVVTATEGCLMKRLTLTGRSAHAATRWVGESVLPHFETVRRAFEALESERTETVTHPLYDDFPIPWPVVVGTVEAGSWASTVPAELTAEMRIGVAPGETVDDVETQFEARLDEIVADSEWLSAHPPTFERFSIQFEPAETDPDEPVVGALQAAMEATGLDDTEPRGATYGADSRHYVAAGIPTVVFGPGSIEQAHYPDETVHWPEVEQARETITETARRFLG; this is encoded by the coding sequence ATGACCGACATCCGAACGTTCACCGAGGAGTTCCTCCGCTTCGACACCACCGGCGGAGCCGAGGCCGACGCCCAGGCCTGGGTCCGCGACCGACTCGACGAGCTGGGCTTCGAGACCTACGAGTGGACCGCCGACGCTGGCCGCCTCGCCGAGCATCCCTCCTTCCCCGACGACCCGAGCGACATCGACGTCGCCGACCGGCCGAGCGTCGCGGGCGTCCTCGAATTCGGCGACACCGGCGCGGGCAAGACGCTCGTATTGAACGGCCACGCGGACGTGGTGCCCGTCGAGCGCGACCTGTGGAGCAGCGACCCCTTCGAGCCGACGTGGGTCGGCGACGACGACCTCCGAGCGCGCGGCGCGGCCGACATGAAATCCGGGCTCGCCGCCTGCGTCTTCGCGGCACTCGCGCTGCGCGAGGAAGCTCCGGACCTCGACGGCCGAGTCGTCGTCGAGAGCGTCGTGGGCGAAGAAGAGGGTGGCATCGGCGCGGCCGCCGCCGCGCTCGACAACCCCTATCCGTTCGAGCGCGACGCCGCCATCGTCGCCGAGCCGACCGAGTTGCAGGTGGTGACGGCCACAGAGGGCTGTCTGATGAAACGGCTGACGCTCACCGGCCGGTCGGCGCACGCCGCGACGCGGTGGGTCGGCGAGTCCGTCCTGCCGCATTTCGAGACGGTTCGCCGCGCCTTCGAAGCACTGGAGAGCGAGCGAACCGAGACGGTGACGCATCCGCTCTACGACGACTTCCCGATCCCGTGGCCGGTCGTGGTCGGGACCGTCGAGGCCGGGTCGTGGGCGTCGACGGTCCCCGCCGAACTGACCGCCGAGATGCGGATCGGCGTCGCACCCGGCGAGACGGTCGACGACGTGGAGACACAGTTCGAGGCGCGGCTGGACGAAATCGTCGCCGACAGCGAGTGGCTCTCGGCCCACCCGCCGACGTTCGAGCGGTTCTCGATCCAGTTCGAACCGGCCGAAACCGACCCCGACGAGCCGGTCGTCGGCGCGCTACAAGCAGCGATGGAAGCGACCGGACTCGACGACACCGAGCCGCGGGGTGCGACCTACGGTGCGGACTCGCGGCACTACGTCGCGGCCGGGATTCCGACGGTCGTGTTCGGTCCCGGCTCTATCGAGCAGGCGCACTACCCCGACGAGACGGTCCACTGGCCGGAGGTCGAACAGGCGCGGGAGACGATTACCGAGACCGCACGACGCTTCCTCGGCTAG
- a CDS encoding DUF5810 domain-containing protein, giving the protein MGYACPVCDVPQRDGKHLANHLAFTAMLRHEEHEDWLDEHVDGWQDMNAPALADVVVDHAEEQEFDELFEDTVDGESHAHPQGHGHGHGHGQSSPAIRTEGEFGSETQEVLQEARELTQQMVGDADEVAEAVREREAAAEESERDEETTEE; this is encoded by the coding sequence ATGGGATACGCCTGCCCGGTCTGTGACGTGCCACAGCGCGACGGGAAACATCTCGCCAACCATCTCGCCTTCACCGCCATGCTCCGCCACGAGGAACACGAAGACTGGCTCGACGAGCACGTCGACGGCTGGCAGGACATGAACGCGCCCGCACTGGCCGACGTCGTCGTCGACCACGCCGAGGAACAGGAGTTCGACGAGCTGTTCGAGGACACCGTCGACGGCGAGAGCCACGCCCATCCGCAGGGCCACGGCCACGGCCACGGACACGGACAGAGCAGCCCGGCCATCCGGACGGAGGGCGAGTTCGGCTCGGAGACCCAGGAGGTCCTCCAGGAAGCTCGCGAACTCACCCAGCAGATGGTCGGCGACGCCGACGAGGTCGCCGAGGCGGTGCGCGAGCGGGAGGCCGCGGCCGAGGAGTCCGAGCGCGACGAGGAGACGACCGAAGAGTGA
- a CDS encoding DUF5809 family protein → MEREGVYAPETEAEARAAYEDTGPAAKVVVRETVTAMDFDREEYKSRVTGDVVETARDALFASLLVVSVGTREEFDAWCEEHPDYEVHEAGSENVDNVVWHVAPFAETAVAATYQQEREAAVGTLRRQAFGRIYRPVFEA, encoded by the coding sequence ATGGAACGCGAGGGCGTCTACGCACCCGAGACGGAAGCCGAGGCACGCGCTGCCTACGAGGACACCGGTCCCGCGGCGAAGGTCGTCGTCCGCGAGACGGTCACGGCGATGGACTTCGACCGCGAGGAGTACAAATCCCGTGTGACGGGCGACGTCGTCGAGACGGCCCGCGACGCGCTGTTCGCCTCGTTGCTCGTGGTGTCCGTCGGGACGCGCGAGGAGTTCGACGCGTGGTGCGAGGAGCATCCGGACTACGAGGTCCACGAGGCTGGCAGCGAGAACGTCGACAACGTCGTCTGGCACGTCGCCCCCTTCGCGGAGACGGCCGTCGCGGCGACGTACCAGCAGGAACGCGAGGCGGCGGTCGGGACGCTCCGGCGGCAGGCGTTCGGCCGGATCTACCGCCCCGTCTTCGAAGCGTAA
- a CDS encoding NUDIX hydrolase has translation MTAHNGRRHESLPDPEWPVLDEVVEYDTPWFTGGYDLVEQPDGGEKKYYWAELATAVVVVAVTDGQVLFVEQYRPTVRQTQMELPAGIVEGGESFTTAAARELEEETGFVPDSTSLLQDFWCSTGLLRHRRGFVFAEGLEPGERQLDSNEFLTPRAVPVDEALDVARAAPTNDATVEGILLAHEEGLL, from the coding sequence ATGACCGCTCACAACGGCCGCCGACACGAATCCCTGCCCGACCCCGAGTGGCCCGTCCTCGACGAGGTCGTCGAGTACGACACACCCTGGTTCACCGGGGGCTACGACCTCGTCGAACAGCCCGACGGCGGCGAGAAGAAATACTACTGGGCGGAGTTGGCGACCGCCGTGGTCGTCGTCGCCGTCACCGACGGCCAGGTGCTCTTCGTCGAGCAGTACCGGCCGACGGTCCGCCAGACGCAGATGGAACTCCCCGCCGGTATCGTCGAGGGCGGCGAGTCCTTCACGACCGCCGCCGCCCGCGAACTGGAGGAGGAGACCGGCTTCGTCCCCGACAGCACCTCGCTGCTCCAGGACTTCTGGTGTTCGACGGGCCTGCTCCGACACCGCCGGGGCTTCGTCTTCGCCGAGGGGCTGGAACCCGGCGAACGCCAGCTCGACTCCAACGAGTTCCTGACGCCCCGGGCGGTTCCGGTCGACGAGGCGCTCGACGTCGCCCGCGCGGCCCCGACCAACGACGCGACGGTCGAGGGTATCCTCCTCGCCCACGAGGAAGGACTGCTCTGA
- the rimI gene encoding ribosomal protein S18-alanine N-acetyltransferase has translation MTTTPVDGPPLSIRQVERADLLDVFRIEKTCFSQPWPYTAFESFLGEPGFLVAERDGVVVGYVVSDTVPNYGRDIGHIKDLAVHPDHRGDGLGRQLLERALVGLVFAGAALVKLEVRESNSPALALYRDEGFEPTQRVPRYYQDGEAALVMVLDLDDWQRQARAPDPDGPADPPADDPDPTTRE, from the coding sequence GTGACCACCACGCCGGTCGACGGGCCGCCGCTCTCGATTCGGCAAGTCGAGCGTGCAGACCTCCTCGACGTGTTCCGCATCGAGAAGACCTGCTTCTCCCAACCGTGGCCCTACACCGCGTTCGAGAGCTTCCTCGGCGAGCCGGGCTTCCTCGTCGCCGAACGCGACGGCGTCGTCGTCGGCTACGTCGTCTCCGACACCGTCCCGAACTACGGCCGCGACATCGGCCACATCAAGGACCTCGCGGTCCATCCGGACCACCGCGGCGACGGTCTCGGTCGGCAGCTGCTCGAACGCGCGCTCGTCGGTCTCGTTTTCGCCGGTGCGGCGCTCGTCAAACTGGAGGTACGCGAGTCCAACAGCCCGGCGCTCGCGCTCTACCGCGACGAGGGCTTCGAGCCGACCCAACGCGTCCCCCGCTACTACCAGGACGGCGAGGCGGCACTCGTGATGGTGCTGGACCTCGACGACTGGCAGCGACAGGCCCGCGCACCGGACCCGGACGGTCCCGCCGACCCGCCCGCAGACGACCCCGACCCGACGACCCGAGAGTAG
- a CDS encoding DUF7119 family protein produces the protein MSDQPPSGLPADREEPVGAPVVRADPAVTGDRAADAVGFDPDDPESVAEAAETVSAFVQNTAGAEDNVYMLRGAAACAALVRGVGSYKAAAERTDGVASISFIRKWARVHDLPQSIRRHVARGHIAPTAAKHIARVPGEARFTLAWATIDGDLTVREVRAIASEINNGTDPVDALRSYGVTPGHLELGLPVELYTELRRRASVQNTTPGDIVGDALTDYFAEH, from the coding sequence ATGAGTGATCAGCCGCCGTCGGGTCTGCCAGCGGACCGCGAGGAGCCGGTCGGCGCGCCGGTCGTCCGCGCCGACCCCGCCGTCACCGGCGACCGCGCCGCCGACGCCGTCGGCTTCGACCCCGACGACCCCGAGAGCGTCGCCGAAGCCGCCGAGACCGTCAGCGCGTTCGTCCAGAACACCGCGGGTGCCGAGGACAACGTCTACATGCTCCGCGGCGCGGCGGCCTGCGCAGCGCTCGTCCGCGGCGTCGGCTCCTACAAGGCCGCCGCCGAACGGACCGACGGCGTCGCCTCCATCTCCTTCATCCGCAAGTGGGCGCGCGTCCACGACCTGCCGCAGTCCATCCGCCGCCACGTCGCCCGCGGCCACATCGCGCCGACGGCCGCCAAACACATCGCCCGCGTCCCCGGGGAAGCGCGCTTCACCCTCGCGTGGGCGACTATCGACGGCGACCTCACGGTGCGAGAAGTTCGGGCTATCGCCAGCGAGATCAACAACGGCACCGACCCGGTCGACGCGCTCCGCTCGTACGGGGTCACGCCCGGCCATCTCGAACTCGGTCTGCCGGTCGAACTCTACACCGAACTCCGCCGCCGCGCGTCGGTCCAGAACACCACGCCCGGCGACATCGTCGGCGACGCGCTCACCGACTACTTCGCGGAGCACTGA
- a CDS encoding aconitate hydratase: protein MGQTLTEKILADHLVEGELTPGEEIGIEIDQVLAQDTTGTMVWLQFEALDLDEVQTELAAQYCDHQTYQFDFKNTDDHRFLRSAAGTYGAYFSRPGNGICHNVHKENFAAPGKTLLGSDSHTPTPGGLGELAIGAGGLDIAVAMGGGAYYVEMPEVVNVKLEGELPEWATAKDIVLEMLRRLSVKGGVGKVFEYTGDGAASLTVPERTTITNMGTELGATSSIFETDEKTKDYLERQGRGDEYVEITADEDADYADEVVIDLGDLEPLIAKPSMPDNVVPVREVAGEKVEQVIVGSCTNGGYEDVLPAAKMVKGREVAKHLEMIVAPGSKQAGEMLARQGWTAEMMAAGVNVSEATCGPCIGIGHVPASDSVSLRTFNRNFEGRSGIEDDSVFLCSPEVAAAAALKGEIVDPRDLADELGDLEAPGIELPEKYDGSKSDLITPENAIDDELIKGPNIGAVPLKDPLAADIQGEALLHMEDNITTDHIIPATSDILKFRSNIERLSEFTLSRVDDTFAQRAKDSDGGVLVAGENYGQGSSREHAAMCPMYLGIEAVFAQSFARIHKANLFNFGIVPLTIDEETYEKLDKGDNIEIVDDVAEAVRSGAEEFTIRVNDDWEATTSLKASERERKILAAGGKLSWTKQQYESDSGAAPADD, encoded by the coding sequence ATGGGACAGACGCTCACAGAGAAAATCCTCGCGGATCACCTCGTCGAAGGGGAGCTGACCCCCGGAGAGGAGATCGGGATCGAAATCGACCAGGTCCTCGCCCAGGACACGACCGGGACGATGGTCTGGCTGCAGTTCGAGGCACTCGACCTCGACGAAGTGCAGACGGAACTCGCAGCGCAGTACTGCGACCACCAGACCTACCAGTTCGACTTCAAGAACACGGACGACCACCGCTTCCTCCGCTCGGCGGCTGGCACGTACGGTGCGTACTTCTCCCGCCCGGGCAACGGTATCTGCCACAACGTCCACAAGGAGAACTTCGCCGCACCCGGCAAGACGCTGCTCGGGTCGGACTCCCACACGCCGACGCCCGGTGGCCTCGGCGAACTCGCAATCGGTGCGGGTGGTCTCGACATCGCCGTCGCCATGGGTGGCGGCGCGTACTACGTTGAGATGCCGGAAGTCGTCAACGTCAAGCTCGAAGGCGAGCTTCCCGAGTGGGCGACCGCGAAGGACATCGTCCTCGAGATGCTCCGTCGCCTCAGCGTGAAGGGCGGCGTCGGCAAGGTCTTCGAATACACCGGTGACGGTGCTGCCTCGCTCACCGTTCCCGAACGGACCACCATCACCAACATGGGGACCGAACTCGGTGCCACCTCCTCGATCTTCGAGACGGACGAGAAGACCAAGGACTACCTGGAGCGCCAGGGCCGTGGCGACGAGTACGTCGAAATCACCGCCGACGAGGACGCCGACTACGCCGACGAAGTCGTCATCGACCTCGGCGACCTCGAACCGCTCATCGCCAAGCCGTCGATGCCGGACAACGTCGTTCCGGTCCGCGAAGTCGCCGGCGAGAAGGTCGAGCAGGTCATCGTCGGTTCCTGTACCAACGGCGGCTACGAGGACGTCCTCCCGGCCGCGAAGATGGTCAAGGGCCGCGAAGTCGCAAAGCATCTCGAGATGATCGTCGCGCCCGGCTCGAAGCAGGCCGGCGAGATGCTCGCCCGCCAGGGCTGGACGGCAGAGATGATGGCAGCCGGTGTCAACGTCTCCGAAGCGACGTGTGGGCCGTGTATCGGTATCGGTCACGTCCCCGCCTCGGACTCCGTCTCCCTGCGTACCTTCAACCGCAACTTCGAGGGCCGCTCCGGCATCGAGGACGACTCCGTCTTCCTCTGCTCGCCGGAAGTCGCCGCCGCCGCCGCCCTCAAGGGCGAGATCGTCGACCCGCGTGACCTCGCCGACGAGCTCGGCGACCTCGAGGCACCCGGCATCGAGCTCCCCGAGAAGTACGACGGCTCGAAGTCCGACCTCATCACGCCCGAGAACGCCATCGACGACGAGCTCATCAAGGGCCCCAACATCGGTGCCGTCCCGCTGAAGGACCCGCTCGCCGCCGACATCCAGGGTGAGGCACTCCTCCACATGGAGGACAACATCACGACGGACCACATCATCCCGGCCACGTCGGACATCCTCAAGTTCCGCTCGAACATCGAGCGGCTGTCGGAGTTCACGCTCTCGCGTGTCGACGACACCTTCGCACAGCGTGCCAAGGACTCCGACGGTGGCGTCCTCGTCGCTGGCGAGAACTACGGCCAGGGTTCCTCCCGCGAACACGCCGCGATGTGTCCGATGTATCTCGGCATCGAGGCCGTCTTCGCCCAGTCGTTCGCCCGCATCCACAAGGCGAACCTGTTCAACTTCGGTATCGTCCCCCTCACCATCGACGAGGAGACGTACGAGAAGCTGGACAAGGGCGACAACATCGAGATCGTCGACGACGTCGCCGAGGCAGTCCGCTCCGGTGCCGAGGAGTTCACCATCCGCGTCAACGACGACTGGGAAGCCACGACGAGCCTGAAGGCCTCCGAGCGCGAGCGCAAGATTCTCGCCGCCGGTGGCAAGCTCTCGTGGACGAAGCAGCAGTACGAGTCCGACTCCGGCGCCGCTCCGGCCGACGACTGA